The Candidatus Poribacteria bacterium genome contains a region encoding:
- a CDS encoding phytanoyl-CoA dioxygenase family protein: MKTAGRTINIPKLEISDQERAENKLTPESVDAGVRLLREAGLVVIESVLPRDWIAELDVAMETVLSNEENGHEGEHPMLKMPFMDPRIIDSPFAMPILKAAMGEKVYAYLPYGCNSTRPGNEIQWIHRDSGQLFPELPFALPVSTIVVNIPLVDFTVENGATEVWPGSHLIIDDEAVRNSPYNVCEPERAANYPSFQLEMPAGSVVVRDMRCWHRAMPNRTKNTVRHMLALVYFRRFHHAPDAPGIFRARIPKEIWNTMSEDAQEVYRFQTHD, translated from the coding sequence ATGAAAACCGCAGGACGTACAATCAATATTCCGAAACTGGAAATCTCCGATCAGGAACGTGCAGAAAATAAACTCACACCAGAAAGCGTCGATGCAGGCGTCCGTCTGTTGCGCGAGGCAGGATTGGTCGTTATTGAAAGCGTGCTCCCACGCGATTGGATCGCGGAACTTGACGTCGCTATGGAAACCGTGCTGAGCAATGAAGAGAACGGTCATGAAGGTGAACACCCAATGTTGAAAATGCCGTTCATGGATCCGCGCATCATTGATAGTCCGTTCGCGATGCCGATTCTGAAAGCGGCGATGGGTGAAAAAGTGTACGCGTATCTGCCTTACGGTTGTAACTCAACTCGTCCTGGTAACGAAATTCAATGGATTCATCGAGATTCGGGACAACTCTTCCCTGAACTCCCGTTTGCCCTGCCGGTTTCAACGATTGTCGTTAACATTCCGCTTGTTGATTTCACAGTGGAAAACGGCGCGACAGAGGTGTGGCCCGGATCACATCTTATTATTGATGACGAGGCGGTGCGTAACTCCCCATACAACGTCTGTGAACCGGAACGCGCCGCAAATTACCCGTCATTTCAGTTAGAGATGCCTGCGGGTTCAGTCGTCGTGCGTGATATGCGATGCTGGCACCGGGCAATGCCGAATCGGACAAAAAATACTGTCCGGCACATGCTTGCACTCGTCTATTTTCGACGGTTTCACCATGCCCCCGACGCCCCGGGAATCTTCCGCGCACGGATTCCAAAAGAGATATGGAACACCATGTCTGAGGACGCACAAGAGGTCTATCGGTTCCAGACCCACGATTGA